The following are encoded in a window of Candidatus Poribacteria bacterium genomic DNA:
- a CDS encoding xanthine dehydrogenase family protein subunit M, protein MKGFEFFEPTTLAEASRLFAQEHAQLLAGGTDLVIGMKALTETPQSVISLQKIPGLEGITTEGDSISIGATTKVRAVELSADVQKHHTALAEGASEIGSIQIRNLATIGGNIAHASPAADTVAGLLVADAQVDIASADGERSVSIDELFTGPGQTVLTPGEIITRFRLPSPASGSHYIKHKIREVMDLAFIGVAAAVNLENGTITDARIGLAAVAPTPIRATEAENLLRGNELTAELLEQAGEAAAAAASPISDLRCSAEHRREMVDVLTRRTLQEAVARA, encoded by the coding sequence TTGAAAGGTTTTGAGTTTTTTGAACCGACCACCCTCGCGGAGGCATCACGGCTATTCGCTCAGGAGCACGCGCAGCTCCTTGCTGGCGGGACGGATCTTGTTATCGGTATGAAGGCACTCACCGAAACGCCGCAATCCGTGATTAGCTTGCAGAAAATTCCGGGATTGGAAGGCATTACGACAGAGGGTGACAGCATTAGCATCGGTGCAACGACGAAAGTCCGTGCGGTCGAGTTATCAGCGGATGTTCAGAAACATCACACTGCCTTGGCAGAAGGTGCCTCGGAAATCGGATCTATCCAGATTCGCAATCTCGCAACGATCGGTGGAAACATTGCGCATGCTTCCCCTGCGGCGGACACAGTTGCCGGTTTGCTTGTCGCTGACGCACAGGTTGACATCGCAAGTGCGGATGGGGAGCGGAGTGTGTCCATTGACGAACTTTTCACAGGACCCGGACAGACCGTCTTGACACCCGGTGAGATTATCACGCGCTTTCGTCTACCCAGTCCTGCGTCTGGCTCCCACTACATCAAGCATAAAATCCGCGAAGTAATGGATCTGGCATTCATCGGTGTTGCCGCTGCCGTCAATCTGGAGAATGGAACGATCACAGATGCCCGAATCGGACTCGCAGCGGTCGCGCCTACGCCGATTCGTGCGACGGAAGCAGAGAATCTCCTGAGAGGAAACGAACTTACAGCGGAACTTCTGGAACAAGCCGGTGAAGCCGCTGCCGCCGCCGCCAGTCCGATATCCGATTTACGATGTTCCGCAGAACATCGTAGAGAAATGGTCGATGTACTTACGAGACGAACCCTACAAGAGGCGGTCGCGAGAGCATAA
- a CDS encoding Gfo/Idh/MocA family oxidoreductase, translated as MSKRIKIGIIGCGMVAGSHVNGYLDHPQHAEIVAVCDTVEANVKRRHAEVLSGAASRAEAAKADAEKADTAEAREQLEADAALWSAYGDNGVKICSDYNEMLRECDLDAVSLALPPFVHEPATVAAAQAGKHVFCEKPMARTATEARNMRDACDAAGVKLAYQSGGTCTDPTSYAIRDYITSGKLGAVYYGRLTSYRVRGRPNVDMFGYGRWFLHSVYSGGGTIYDTGVYLINRSIYLLGSPQPATISGIAYRGMLPEYTGDEINDVEEHASVFVRFTNGMSFTYENGWSSNMAGQPQGIFIFGSKGSFSNDKLFLEKGEWDTDDQGNRRRYQGNLVETPLELPERSFPDKFRDFLDACNSDAQPVSNGDIGLKVTEIMSGALLSAKLGREVSVEELYELEGLRAEPIPGWHIP; from the coding sequence ATGTCAAAACGGATTAAGATCGGGATTATTGGATGCGGTATGGTAGCCGGTTCACACGTCAACGGGTATCTTGACCATCCACAGCACGCCGAAATCGTTGCTGTTTGCGATACGGTGGAGGCGAATGTAAAGCGACGACATGCAGAAGTCCTTTCCGGTGCAGCCTCGCGCGCGGAAGCCGCAAAAGCCGACGCAGAAAAGGCGGATACAGCGGAAGCACGCGAGCAATTGGAGGCGGACGCTGCACTCTGGTCAGCCTACGGTGACAACGGTGTCAAAATCTGTAGCGACTACAACGAGATGTTGAGGGAGTGTGATTTAGACGCCGTCAGCCTTGCCCTACCGCCGTTTGTCCATGAGCCTGCCACAGTCGCAGCGGCACAGGCTGGAAAGCACGTCTTCTGCGAGAAACCGATGGCGCGCACCGCAACAGAGGCGAGAAATATGCGGGATGCTTGTGACGCTGCGGGTGTTAAGCTCGCATATCAGAGCGGCGGCACGTGCACGGATCCGACGAGTTACGCCATTCGAGACTATATCACCTCTGGGAAACTCGGTGCCGTCTATTACGGCAGACTCACCAGTTACCGTGTCCGCGGCAGACCGAATGTAGATATGTTCGGTTACGGCAGATGGTTCCTCCATTCCGTTTACAGCGGTGGCGGCACCATTTATGACACAGGTGTCTACCTCATCAATCGTTCTATCTATCTTCTCGGTTCACCGCAGCCCGCTACAATTAGTGGCATTGCTTATCGTGGGATGCTTCCTGAATACACAGGCGACGAGATAAACGATGTCGAAGAACACGCTTCTGTGTTCGTCCGGTTTACGAACGGGATGTCCTTTACATACGAAAACGGTTGGTCGAGTAATATGGCAGGACAACCACAGGGCATCTTCATTTTCGGATCCAAAGGTTCGTTTAGCAATGATAAACTCTTCCTTGAAAAAGGTGAGTGGGATACCGATGATCAGGGCAATCGCAGACGCTATCAAGGCAACCTTGTCGAAACGCCGTTGGAACTGCCAGAGAGGTCGTTCCCCGATAAGTTCCGTGATTTCCTTGACGCCTGTAACAGCGATGCGCAACCCGTCAGCAACGGAGACATCGGTCTGAAGGTTACGGAGATTATGAGTGGGGCACTCTTGTCAGCGAAACTCGGTCGCGAGGTTAGCGTAGAAGAACTTTATGAATTGGAAGGACTCCGCGCCGAACCGATACCGGGTTGGCACATCCCGTAA
- a CDS encoding site-specific DNA-methyltransferase, with protein MAMQLAVDFNRPNDYTVHLPTRVDEFWTSKQRAGHSLHEISYRACYKPQLPEYFIKEFCKTEAVVYDPFMGRGTTLIEAQLHGHRVIGNDINPLAKNLTAPRLNPPTLEQIEARLQEIHLSTDAEIDTELLVFFHKDTLREIYGWRTYFQQEDFDPVDAWLQMVACSRLTGHSAGFFSVFTLPPNLATSIVAQQKINEKRNQIPEYRNTKELILRKSKQLLRHSLPSHFQRDDAILLTESADSTPQITDELVDLVVTSPPFLDTIDYMQDNWLRMWFCGIEIEQGKIWQLKSLEDWVARMTDVLAELHRILKHGGRIAFEVGEVRKGTVFLENAVVKASLDVGFVPEILMINAQHFTKTANCWGISNNRKGTNSNRIVVLKKG; from the coding sequence ATGGCAATGCAATTAGCTGTTGATTTCAATAGACCCAACGATTACACAGTTCACCTTCCTACCCGTGTAGACGAATTTTGGACATCGAAACAGCGCGCTGGGCATTCCCTGCACGAGATATCATATCGCGCGTGTTACAAACCGCAGTTACCCGAGTATTTCATCAAGGAGTTTTGCAAAACAGAGGCTGTCGTTTACGATCCGTTTATGGGGCGCGGGACAACGCTGATAGAAGCGCAACTGCATGGACATCGCGTCATCGGTAATGATATCAATCCGTTGGCGAAAAATCTCACCGCACCGCGTCTGAACCCACCAACATTGGAACAGATTGAAGCGCGATTACAGGAAATTCATCTCTCCACTGATGCGGAAATTGACACAGAACTACTCGTGTTTTTTCACAAGGATACGCTCCGAGAGATTTACGGCTGGCGGACGTATTTCCAACAGGAAGACTTTGATCCTGTAGATGCGTGGTTGCAAATGGTCGCGTGTAGCCGTTTGACAGGACATTCTGCTGGTTTTTTTTCGGTTTTCACCCTTCCGCCGAATCTGGCAACCTCAATTGTGGCACAACAGAAAATCAATGAGAAACGGAATCAGATCCCCGAATATCGGAACACAAAGGAACTCATACTTCGAAAATCTAAGCAATTATTGCGGCATAGCCTGCCAAGCCATTTTCAGAGGGATGACGCTATACTTCTGACCGAATCTGCCGATAGTACCCCCCAGATTACAGATGAATTGGTTGACTTGGTTGTCACTTCACCGCCCTTCCTTGATACGATTGATTATATGCAAGATAACTGGTTACGAATGTGGTTTTGTGGTATAGAGATCGAACAAGGCAAAATTTGGCAACTGAAATCGCTGGAAGATTGGGTTGCTCGGATGACAGATGTCTTAGCAGAGCTCCATCGGATTTTAAAACACGGGGGACGGATAGCGTTTGAGGTTGGAGAGGTTCGTAAAGGAACAGTCTTTTTAGAAAATGCCGTCGTCAAAGCATCGCTTGATGTAGGATTTGTGCCTGAAATACTCATGATTAACGCCCAGCATTTCACGAAAACAGCGAATTGCTGGGGGATCTCCAATAACAGGAAGGGTACAAACAGCAATCGAATTGTTGTTTTGAAAAAAGGTTGA
- a CDS encoding (2Fe-2S)-binding protein, whose protein sequence is MAKHPVSLTVNGDEYDLLIEPRKTLLAVLRDTIGLTGTKEGCSTGDCGACTVIVEGKAVTSCMVLGVTASEKEITTIEGLASDGELHPVQQAFINTGGYQCGFCTPGFIMASKALLDENPNRTEEEFRHALGGNICRCTGYTKILEAILKAAEEVQTSA, encoded by the coding sequence ATGGCAAAACATCCTGTCAGTCTAACGGTTAACGGGGATGAATACGATTTACTCATTGAACCGCGCAAAACGCTGTTGGCTGTGCTTCGCGATACAATCGGTTTGACGGGAACCAAAGAGGGATGTAGCACAGGCGATTGCGGTGCCTGCACCGTTATCGTTGAGGGTAAAGCCGTTACATCCTGCATGGTGCTCGGTGTCACCGCTTCTGAAAAAGAGATTACCACCATTGAGGGGTTAGCCAGCGACGGTGAGCTCCATCCTGTTCAACAGGCGTTTATTAACACAGGCGGTTATCAGTGTGGTTTCTGTACCCCCGGTTTCATCATGGCATCGAAGGCACTCTTAGACGAGAATCCGAACAGGACCGAAGAAGAGTTCAGGCATGCACTCGGCGGAAATATCTGTCGTTGCACCGGATACACAAAAATTCTTGAAGCAATTCTGAAAGCAGCGGAAGAAGTCCAAACATCTGCATAA
- a CDS encoding TIM barrel protein, translating to MSTPRLSVSTWSLHRQLGKPGFTGPAHDLQIPVETHNKGPIPLLELPARVAEFGINTLEICHFHLPSVEKTYLAELRAALAGADVELFSLLIDDGDITHPSDAARDIAWIEKWIDIAGELGATCARVIGGKADPSPETVAQSRDVLAQLTERADTAGIRLMSENWFSIFSTPENVNTILGGLDGKVGLCLDFGNWRGDTKYEDLAAIAAWAESCHTKAHFAAPREIDKEDYVQCLDLAQKAGFAGPHTLIYDGPGDDEWEGLAIEREVVNPYLN from the coding sequence ATGTCAACACCTCGACTCTCAGTCTCAACGTGGAGTTTGCATAGACAACTCGGAAAACCGGGATTCACCGGACCCGCGCACGACCTGCAAATCCCAGTTGAAACCCACAATAAGGGACCTATTCCACTCTTGGAATTACCCGCACGTGTCGCCGAATTCGGCATTAACACCTTAGAGATTTGTCATTTCCATCTGCCTTCTGTCGAGAAAACCTACCTCGCTGAACTCCGCGCCGCGCTCGCAGGTGCGGACGTTGAACTTTTCTCTCTACTAATTGACGATGGCGACATCACCCACCCATCTGACGCAGCGCGCGACATCGCCTGGATTGAGAAATGGATTGATATTGCTGGCGAACTCGGTGCGACGTGCGCACGCGTCATTGGTGGTAAAGCGGATCCGTCTCCAGAAACCGTGGCACAGAGCCGAGATGTCCTCGCGCAACTCACCGAACGGGCTGACACCGCAGGTATCCGTTTGATGAGCGAGAACTGGTTCTCCATCTTCTCTACACCTGAAAACGTCAACACCATTTTAGGTGGCTTAGACGGTAAGGTGGGACTCTGTCTTGATTTCGGGAACTGGCGTGGCGATACAAAATATGAGGATCTCGCCGCGATTGCCGCCTGGGCAGAGTCGTGCCATACCAAAGCACATTTCGCAGCACCGCGTGAAATAGACAAAGAAGATTACGTCCAATGCCTTGATCTCGCCCAGAAAGCCGGTTTTGCTGGACCTCATACCCTCATCTATGACGGACCGGGTGATGACGAATGGGAGGGTTTGGCTATTGAACGCGAAGTTGTGAATCCTTACCTTAATTAG
- a CDS encoding alpha/beta fold hydrolase encodes MFGEIRNGHGERLDYTFHEGEGDRIVVIGHGVTGNKDRPALVALAEGLAAAGISALRFSFSGNGGSEGAFTDSTITKEVADLGSVIDALGGYNVCYVGHSMGGAVGVLRAAADERIQVLVSLAGMVHTKAFAEREFGDATPDEGFMWDEPDCPLSQAYVDDMATIDSVAKSASKFAVPWLLVHGTEDDIVPPEDSHDILQYANEDTELLELPGVDHVFSEDGTPIMVEKVVAWICQNL; translated from the coding sequence ATGTTTGGTGAAATTAGAAACGGACACGGTGAACGCCTTGATTATACCTTCCACGAAGGCGAAGGCGACAGAATTGTGGTGATCGGACACGGCGTCACCGGCAACAAGGACAGACCCGCACTCGTCGCTTTAGCAGAGGGGCTCGCTGCCGCTGGCATCTCTGCGTTGCGCTTCTCCTTCTCCGGCAACGGTGGATCGGAAGGTGCATTTACGGATTCCACTATCACAAAAGAGGTAGCAGACCTCGGAAGCGTCATTGACGCGCTTGGTGGGTATAACGTCTGCTATGTCGGACATAGTATGGGCGGTGCGGTTGGCGTACTGCGTGCTGCTGCCGATGAGCGCATACAGGTACTCGTCTCCCTCGCGGGGATGGTCCACACGAAAGCGTTTGCGGAACGTGAATTCGGTGATGCCACACCCGATGAGGGTTTTATGTGGGATGAACCGGATTGTCCGCTCTCACAGGCGTATGTGGATGACATGGCAACGATTGACAGTGTCGCAAAAAGCGCAAGTAAATTTGCGGTTCCGTGGCTGTTGGTTCACGGCACAGAGGACGATATCGTTCCACCTGAAGATAGCCACGACATCCTACAGTACGCAAACGAAGATACAGAACTTCTCGAACTGCCAGGCGTGGACCACGTCTTTTCTGAGGATGGCACTCCTATCATGGTCGAAAAAGTCGTCGCGTGGATTTGTCAGAATCTATGA
- a CDS encoding xanthine dehydrogenase family protein molybdopterin-binding subunit, translating to MSEYTVVGRTVARVDAVEKVTGAAQYGADVHPPGMLYGKIVRSKHAHANILSIDTSEAEKLPGVRAIITQDDVPSGRRVFATDKVLYLGEPLAAVAATDPDIAEEAAELVKIEYEVLPVVQDVMEAIQPSAPRLHGDTTKDGPNRREISTQIRRLSRDKENDHSDAISKLEAELENYPDEVYYNISAESHSDAGDVEKGFAESDVVVEDTYVIPRVHQTYMEPHVSVASADSSGKITVWASTQGPFAIRSGIAGTLGIPLTQINVIGTTMGGGFGGRFGVIITHVPAVLLSQKTGRPVRVQMTREEEFIDGRPAPGCVIKIKTGATNDGRLVAREALAFWDSGSVSGASIGSTIRVRGVYKIPNLKVDAYGVHTNKSGTAAYRAPGAPQAIFAGESQLDEIAERIGMDPVKFRLMNMREEGDPVPAGAEEPKVGYKETLEAVADAAGWWDREAGENQGWGVAVGDWTNGCGPGGVYVSVHEDGSARIFHGSMDITGTDTAISQIIAEILTVPYESVTIRRGDTDSAPYSTGSGGSVVTFTMGNTAKLAAEDAHRRILELASERLNMNVDNLELKDGEVHVVSADPPKSISLGELAAYSLSTTGGPIVGKGSFARQPSTPALAAQIAKVEVDPDTGRTRVLKLVASQDVGYAINPMAVEGQIEGGTVQGYAWAMMEEMQYGENGNVNPGFVDYRVPTSADLPTVESVIVEVPAPNGPYGAKGVGEPPITPTLATMANAVKDAIGVRITELPIKPEKVVDALKGNGHGA from the coding sequence ATGTCAGAATATACTGTTGTCGGGCGAACGGTTGCACGCGTTGATGCTGTTGAGAAGGTAACCGGTGCCGCCCAATACGGCGCAGATGTTCATCCACCGGGTATGCTCTACGGCAAGATTGTCCGCAGTAAACATGCCCACGCCAACATACTCAGCATCGACACCAGCGAAGCCGAAAAACTTCCCGGGGTCAGGGCAATTATTACGCAAGACGACGTGCCGAGCGGTCGACGGGTTTTCGCGACGGATAAAGTGCTTTACTTGGGTGAACCGCTTGCTGCTGTTGCAGCAACCGATCCCGATATCGCCGAGGAAGCTGCTGAACTCGTTAAGATTGAATATGAAGTGCTACCGGTTGTACAAGATGTTATGGAAGCGATTCAACCATCAGCACCACGCTTGCACGGTGATACAACAAAGGATGGTCCCAATCGACGGGAAATCAGCACCCAGATCCGAAGACTCTCTCGCGATAAGGAGAACGATCACAGCGACGCGATCAGTAAACTTGAGGCTGAATTAGAGAATTACCCTGATGAAGTTTACTATAACATCTCCGCCGAAAGTCACTCCGACGCCGGTGATGTTGAGAAGGGATTCGCTGAGTCTGATGTGGTTGTTGAGGATACCTATGTGATTCCGAGGGTCCATCAAACCTATATGGAGCCACACGTCTCTGTCGCCAGTGCAGACTCATCCGGCAAAATCACCGTCTGGGCATCCACGCAAGGTCCGTTCGCTATCCGTTCCGGCATCGCTGGGACACTCGGTATTCCGTTGACGCAAATTAATGTCATCGGCACAACAATGGGCGGTGGTTTTGGTGGACGTTTCGGTGTGATTATTACGCACGTTCCAGCCGTGCTGCTTTCGCAGAAAACGGGGCGTCCGGTCCGTGTTCAGATGACGCGTGAAGAGGAATTCATTGATGGGAGACCCGCACCCGGATGTGTTATTAAAATCAAGACAGGTGCCACGAACGACGGTCGCCTCGTTGCGCGGGAAGCACTCGCTTTTTGGGATTCCGGTTCCGTCTCCGGCGCATCGATCGGTAGCACGATTCGAGTGCGCGGGGTCTACAAAATTCCGAACCTCAAGGTAGACGCTTATGGTGTTCACACCAACAAATCTGGTACCGCTGCTTACAGAGCACCCGGGGCGCCACAGGCAATCTTCGCAGGTGAATCCCAACTCGACGAAATTGCGGAACGTATCGGCATGGATCCCGTTAAATTCCGTCTGATGAATATGCGCGAAGAAGGTGACCCTGTCCCCGCAGGTGCCGAGGAACCGAAAGTCGGTTACAAAGAGACGTTGGAAGCCGTCGCCGATGCCGCTGGATGGTGGGATCGGGAAGCCGGTGAGAACCAAGGATGGGGGGTCGCTGTTGGTGATTGGACGAACGGCTGTGGACCGGGCGGCGTTTATGTTTCTGTCCATGAAGACGGGAGTGCCCGTATCTTCCATGGATCTATGGACATCACTGGAACGGATACCGCGATTTCACAGATTATCGCCGAAATCCTGACAGTGCCGTATGAAAGCGTCACAATTCGACGCGGTGATACAGATTCAGCTCCGTACTCTACCGGTTCCGGTGGAAGTGTTGTTACCTTCACAATGGGCAACACCGCAAAATTGGCGGCTGAAGATGCGCATCGACGGATTCTTGAACTCGCCTCAGAGCGTCTCAATATGAATGTGGACAACCTTGAACTCAAAGATGGAGAGGTCCATGTTGTGTCCGCAGATCCGCCGAAATCCATTTCGTTAGGTGAACTTGCGGCGTATAGTTTATCTACAACCGGTGGTCCTATCGTTGGAAAAGGTTCCTTCGCACGGCAGCCGAGCACACCCGCACTCGCAGCGCAGATTGCGAAAGTCGAAGTAGACCCGGACACAGGTAGAACGAGAGTCCTCAAACTTGTCGCTTCGCAGGATGTCGGTTACGCCATCAATCCGATGGCTGTTGAAGGGCAAATCGAAGGTGGCACGGTGCAAGGTTATGCTTGGGCAATGATGGAAGAGATGCAGTACGGCGAAAACGGTAACGTCAATCCCGGTTTTGTCGATTACCGCGTCCCAACTTCGGCAGATCTCCCAACAGTCGAGTCGGTCATTGTTGAAGTGCCTGCCCCCAACGGTCCTTACGGTGCTAAAGGTGTTGGTGAACCGCCTATCACGCCAACATTGGCAACGATGGCGAACGCCGTCAAAGATGCCATCGGTGTGCGGATTACCGAATTGCCAATCAAGCCAGAGAAGGTTGTTGATGCCTTGAAGGGCAATGGGCATGGTGCGTAA